The Nostoc sp. 'Lobaria pulmonaria (5183) cyanobiont' genome window below encodes:
- a CDS encoding putative Ig domain-containing protein, translated as MSDTIPIAIAKEPIQDLYEQIPATHLVFIDPQVEKYQSLVAGVLPNTSVVVLDPHQNGIEQISQVLATHRQINSLHIVSHGAPGQVYLGNSQLSYETLNHYAWQLMDWANVLSADAQLLLYGCEVGQTEQGKAFVQRLSELTGAVVAASDDLTGSTALGGDWELEVSTRAIIPTLAFQPEVMAAYASVLADPVVAKAIPDQEATEKIFFNFTVPDDTFTDADVGDTLTYTATLENDNPLPNGLKFNPTTRTFSGTPDNGDVGSINIKVTAKDIGGETASDVFKITINNVNDPPVLVKEIADQEATQNILFNFTVPDNTFTDADVGDILTYTATLENDDPLPNGLKFNAATRTFSGTPENKDVGSLNIKVTAKDVAGEQASDVFKLTVNNVNDPPVLVKEIADQQVTEDTLFNFTVPSDTFTDPDVGDILTYTATLENDDLLPTWLNFNPTTFTFSGTPENEDVGSLNIKVTAKDVAGEQASDVFQLAVADDTALVTVTGDIFSVQTKLNIKGDKAKLSVNIKNNTSSEVNELSVFTVDDEEGTINGIAPGAEGYTQAALLRSKVVFSALANLPNGFNPADLKNILEFDSDTKLKFYLVSNSTTQDVQSGKTPLSSVLFSSGTNSNIEDEGFSLNFQNLVVNIQPTNQEVSLGTGLQGKYQGELIDLRSVTQPITAEFVVNREASYNNFVGFYQVADENGGIDTNGDGTADILVGQAGYAEAAVRGRVAGIDLAVGNQGTANYTGTFDPNSLFAPFIIADGTPDAILNGNANKNVYFTFLGANSDKVDHIRLLGNNTFGFEDLANGGDKDYNDMIVQVNLSANLA; from the coding sequence ATGTCAGACACCATCCCGATCGCGATCGCAAAAGAGCCAATTCAAGACTTGTATGAGCAAATACCTGCTACTCACCTAGTTTTCATAGACCCACAGGTTGAGAAATACCAAAGTCTGGTAGCAGGTGTATTGCCAAACACCTCTGTTGTAGTCTTAGATCCTCACCAGAATGGCATTGAACAAATTAGCCAAGTGCTGGCAACTCATCGTCAAATCAACAGCCTACACATTGTTTCTCATGGCGCACCAGGGCAAGTTTATTTGGGGAACAGTCAACTCAGCTACGAAACCCTCAACCATTATGCTTGGCAACTCATGGACTGGGCAAATGTTTTGAGTGCAGATGCACAACTGCTGTTGTATGGTTGCGAAGTCGGGCAAACAGAGCAAGGTAAAGCATTTGTACAGCGTCTGAGTGAATTGACAGGTGCAGTAGTAGCGGCGTCTGATGACTTAACGGGGAGTACTGCATTAGGTGGTGACTGGGAACTGGAGGTTTCTACGAGGGCAATTATTCCTACTCTGGCGTTTCAGCCAGAAGTAATGGCAGCCTATGCTTCAGTACTAGCCGATCCAGTAGTAGCGAAGGCAATTCCGGATCAAGAAGCCACCGAAAAGATATTCTTCAACTTCACTGTCCCAGATGACACCTTCACTGATGCGGATGTTGGTGACACCCTCACCTACACTGCAACCCTGGAAAACGATAATCCTCTGCCAAATGGTTTGAAGTTCAATCCTACTACCCGTACCTTCAGTGGCACTCCTGACAATGGGGACGTAGGTAGTATAAACATCAAAGTTACTGCTAAAGACATTGGTGGAGAAACAGCCAGTGATGTGTTTAAAATCACGATTAATAATGTCAACGATCCTCCAGTCTTGGTAAAAGAAATTGCAGATCAAGAAGCCACCCAGAACATACTCTTCAACTTCACTGTCCCAGATAACACTTTCACTGATGCGGATGTTGGAGACATTCTCACCTACACTGCAACCCTAGAAAACGATGATCCTCTGCCGAATGGGTTGAAGTTCAATGCTGCTACCAGGACTTTCAGTGGCACTCCTGAGAATAAGGACGTAGGTAGTCTAAATATCAAAGTTACCGCTAAAGATGTTGCTGGAGAGCAAGCCAGTGATGTGTTTAAACTCACAGTTAATAATGTCAATGATCCTCCAGTCTTGGTAAAAGAAATTGCAGACCAACAAGTTACTGAAGACACACTCTTTAACTTCACTGTCCCATCTGACACCTTTACCGACCCGGATGTTGGAGACATCCTCACCTACACTGCAACTCTGGAAAATGATGACTTACTACCCACTTGGTTGAACTTCAATCCGACTACCTTTACCTTCAGTGGTACTCCTGAGAATGAGGACGTAGGTAGTTTGAATATCAAAGTCACAGCTAAGGATGTTGCTGGAGAGCAAGCCAGTGATGTGTTTCAGCTTGCGGTTGCTGACGATACAGCTCTAGTAACAGTTACAGGCGATATCTTTAGTGTCCAGACTAAGCTGAACATTAAAGGTGATAAAGCAAAACTCTCAGTCAATATTAAAAACAACACCTCTTCAGAGGTGAATGAACTAAGTGTATTTACTGTTGACGATGAAGAAGGTACGATTAACGGCATAGCCCCTGGTGCAGAAGGCTATACGCAAGCGGCTCTTTTGCGTTCAAAGGTGGTTTTCTCCGCCCTTGCCAATCTGCCTAATGGTTTTAATCCCGCCGACCTGAAAAATATATTAGAATTTGACTCTGATACCAAACTCAAATTTTATCTGGTATCCAACAGTACTACTCAGGATGTACAGTCTGGAAAAACCCCCTTATCAAGTGTGCTTTTTTCCTCAGGTACAAATAGCAACATAGAAGATGAAGGGTTTTCTCTTAATTTCCAGAATTTGGTTGTGAATATTCAGCCAACCAATCAAGAAGTATCTTTAGGTACTGGTCTGCAAGGCAAATATCAAGGCGAACTGATTGATTTACGGAGTGTGACACAACCGATAACAGCTGAGTTTGTAGTCAACAGAGAGGCATCTTACAATAACTTTGTCGGCTTCTATCAGGTAGCTGATGAAAATGGTGGTATTGACACCAACGGTGATGGCACAGCAGATATTCTCGTTGGCCAGGCTGGCTACGCCGAAGCTGCTGTGCGTGGGCGTGTTGCAGGCATTGACTTGGCGGTGGGCAACCAAGGCACTGCAAATTACACTGGTACTTTCGATCCGAATTCTTTGTTTGCACCATTTATTATTGCGGATGGCACACCTGATGCGATTCTGAATGGCAATGCCAATAAAAATGTTTACTTCACATTCTTGGGTGCTAATTCAGATAAGGTAGATCACATTCGGCTGTTGGGAAATAACACCTTTGGTTTTGAAGATTTAGCAAATGGTGGTGACAAAGATTACAACGATATGATTGTGCAGGTCAATTTGAGTGCCAATCTTGCCTAG
- a CDS encoding peptidase domain-containing ABC transporter produces the protein MTYIKNTFPEFITALEGFEQLPDGAIANLSEQLQAWRYRIGQKIIGKESLPERITIIYEGQVRLLGYDPQTQMPITLKLLQPGEIIGEIGLLRDVACETAIASTEVVCLTLSASAYFSFLALYPAFAEARKNRSYLVEVFDILSSYWQKQAIATLNLRELAEKALPQAKIHYLPLGKTPFNQLDSKSVWFVSGGGITNFSPGDRLESEDDRDKIQVIGQNPARLLGIHPSDLILEDSRHQIELAVSETRVDRDSADDLDIIPYASDEVVPQTPPQTSKNSSTQKYPFFGGKGELNTAFACFQMIAKHLEMPFRREVVRRILTEQIKRQGTISFQVTAYLAELIGLKAQLIELPVASVTRIPTPALIRYGDNFAVLYEVNANTVVVGVPSKGIVRCKPAQLVEQLDVDPTNFPPQVRVLLLTATNQTPQERFSLRWFIPYLSKHRRVLIEVFIASFFVQLAALANPLVVQLIIDKVITQNSIGTLHILGVLLLVVGLFEAVLTTLRTYLFVDTTNRIDMGLGSQIIDHLLRLPLRYFERRPVGELSTRINELENIRQFLTGTALTVGLDALFSVVYIGVMLIYSWQLTLVGLSTIPVFVVITLIASPTISRQLRAKAERNAETQSYLVEVMSGIQTVKAQNIELRSRFSWQERYARFVAAGFKTVVTSTLANSTSNFLNKLSSLLVLWVGAYLVLQQQLTLGELIAFRIISGYVTSPILRLAQLWQSFQETALSLERLSDIVDTPQEGETDRYNIPLPTIKGAVKYENVSFRFGTSGPLQLSNVSLEFAPGKFIGIVGQSGSGKSTMMKLLLRLYETESGRILIDGYDIAKVELYSLRRQIGVVPQETLLFDGSVQENIALTNPDATTEEIIEAAQVACAHEFIMNLPNGYNTRVGERGSALSGGQRQRIAIARSVLQRPKLLVLDEATSALDYPTERQICLNLAKAFKGDTVFFITHRLNTVSNADMIVVMDNSRVIEQGSHQELMATKGHYYYLYQQQDVNL, from the coding sequence ATGACTTATATTAAGAACACTTTTCCCGAATTTATCACCGCCCTAGAGGGGTTTGAGCAGTTGCCAGATGGGGCGATCGCTAATCTATCAGAACAACTGCAAGCCTGGCGCTATCGCATAGGTCAGAAAATCATCGGTAAAGAAAGTCTCCCGGAACGCATCACCATCATTTATGAAGGACAAGTGCGGCTGTTGGGATACGACCCCCAGACGCAAATGCCAATCACCCTAAAATTACTGCAACCGGGGGAAATTATTGGTGAAATTGGTTTGTTGCGCGATGTCGCCTGTGAAACAGCGATCGCTTCTACCGAAGTAGTATGTTTAACCTTGAGTGCATCAGCATATTTTAGCTTTCTGGCTTTATACCCAGCTTTTGCCGAAGCTCGCAAGAACCGCAGTTATTTGGTAGAAGTTTTCGATATTCTCAGTTCCTATTGGCAAAAACAAGCGATCGCTACCTTAAATCTCAGAGAACTGGCAGAAAAAGCCTTACCCCAAGCGAAAATACATTATCTCCCTTTAGGAAAAACTCCATTCAACCAACTGGATAGCAAAAGCGTTTGGTTTGTGAGTGGCGGTGGTATCACGAATTTCTCACCTGGCGATCGCCTAGAATCAGAGGATGATAGAGACAAGATCCAGGTCATCGGTCAAAATCCCGCACGCTTGCTTGGTATACATCCGTCAGATTTGATCCTAGAAGATAGTCGTCATCAGATAGAACTTGCGGTAAGTGAAACCAGAGTAGATAGAGATAGCGCTGACGACCTAGATATTATTCCCTACGCATCAGACGAAGTAGTTCCACAGACACCCCCCCAAACTTCCAAGAATTCGTCAACACAAAAATACCCATTTTTTGGCGGTAAAGGAGAACTAAATACAGCCTTCGCCTGCTTCCAAATGATCGCGAAGCACCTAGAAATGCCGTTTCGTCGAGAGGTGGTTCGCCGCATCTTAACTGAGCAAATCAAACGTCAGGGGACTATATCGTTTCAAGTTACTGCTTACTTGGCAGAATTAATTGGACTGAAGGCACAGTTGATAGAGTTACCAGTCGCCTCAGTGACGCGCATTCCGACACCGGCGCTGATTCGTTATGGCGATAATTTTGCCGTTTTATACGAAGTAAATGCCAATACTGTAGTTGTGGGTGTACCATCCAAAGGAATTGTGCGTTGCAAACCCGCTCAACTGGTTGAACAATTAGATGTCGATCCAACCAACTTTCCGCCCCAAGTTAGGGTATTACTGCTGACTGCTACCAATCAAACGCCGCAAGAGCGTTTTAGTTTGCGGTGGTTTATACCCTATTTGTCAAAGCACCGTCGAGTTCTGATAGAGGTCTTTATTGCTTCCTTTTTCGTGCAGTTGGCAGCGTTGGCAAATCCCCTAGTCGTTCAGTTAATTATCGACAAAGTTATCACTCAAAATAGTATTGGTACACTACATATTTTAGGGGTTTTGCTATTAGTAGTTGGGCTATTTGAAGCAGTACTAACTACCTTACGAACCTACTTATTTGTTGATACCACTAACCGGATCGATATGGGTTTAGGGTCGCAAATCATTGACCACTTACTACGTTTACCGCTACGCTATTTTGAACGCCGACCGGTGGGTGAACTTTCCACTCGCATCAACGAATTAGAAAATATTCGCCAATTCCTCACGGGTACTGCCTTGACAGTGGGGTTGGATGCTCTATTCTCGGTGGTTTATATCGGTGTGATGCTGATTTATAGTTGGCAACTCACCTTAGTCGGCTTAAGCACAATTCCTGTGTTTGTCGTGATCACCTTAATTGCTTCTCCCACTATTAGCAGACAGTTACGTGCCAAAGCCGAACGCAACGCCGAAACTCAATCTTATTTAGTGGAGGTGATGTCAGGCATTCAAACAGTAAAAGCGCAAAATATCGAATTGCGATCGCGCTTTTCTTGGCAAGAGCGTTACGCCCGATTTGTCGCCGCTGGTTTTAAAACAGTTGTGACTTCTACCCTCGCTAACTCTACCAGTAACTTTCTCAACAAACTCAGCAGCTTACTAGTTTTGTGGGTAGGAGCTTATTTAGTACTGCAACAACAATTAACTTTAGGTGAATTAATTGCTTTTAGGATTATATCGGGTTACGTCACCAGCCCAATATTACGTTTAGCTCAACTTTGGCAAAGCTTCCAAGAAACTGCCTTGTCTCTAGAGCGTTTAAGCGATATTGTCGACACCCCACAAGAAGGAGAAACAGACCGCTACAATATACCCTTACCTACGATTAAGGGTGCAGTGAAATATGAAAATGTTTCCTTCCGCTTTGGCACAAGTGGCCCTCTGCAACTTTCTAATGTCAGCCTCGAATTTGCGCCAGGTAAATTTATCGGCATCGTCGGACAAAGTGGATCTGGTAAAAGTACGATGATGAAATTACTGCTGAGACTTTACGAAACTGAGTCCGGCAGAATTTTGATTGATGGTTATGATATCGCCAAAGTCGAACTTTATTCGCTACGACGACAAATTGGGGTAGTTCCTCAAGAGACATTATTGTTTGACGGCAGCGTTCAGGAAAATATTGCCCTAACCAATCCCGATGCCACAACCGAAGAAATTATCGAAGCGGCTCAGGTTGCGTGCGCCCACGAGTTTATCATGAACTTACCCAACGGTTACAATACGCGGGTAGGAGAACGGGGTTCTGCACTTTCAGGTGGACAACGACAAAGAATTGCGATCGCTCGTTCTGTTTTACAACGACCAAAATTATTAGTTTTAGATGAAGCAACTAGTGCATTAGATTATCCCACAGAACGGCAAATATGTCTCAACTTAGCCAAAGCATTCAAGGGTGATACAGTATTTTTTATTACCCACCGACTAAACACTGTAAGTAATGCAGACATGATTGTTGTAATGGATAATAGCAGGGTTATAGAACAAGGTAGCCATCAAGAATTAATGGCTACTAAGGGTCATTATTATTACCTGTATCAGCAACAAGATGTAAACTTGTAA
- a CDS encoding GrpB family protein yields MKVEVVPHNPIWRGKFDDESKYVALTLGENVVAIHHIGSTAIPYIYAKPIIDLLVEVENIAKVDDHSLGMEALGYEVMGEFGIPSRRFFRKENETGTRTHHVHTFTARSPEVDRHLAFRDYMIAHPEDAQKYSELKRKLAKQYPNDIIGYMDGKDGFIKEMQKKALVWWTLDKSE; encoded by the coding sequence ATGAAAGTAGAAGTGGTACCACATAATCCAATATGGCGCGGCAAATTCGACGATGAATCAAAGTATGTTGCACTTACACTAGGTGAAAATGTAGTTGCTATTCACCATATTGGCAGCACAGCAATTCCATATATCTACGCCAAACCCATTATTGATTTGTTGGTTGAAGTTGAAAACATCGCCAAAGTCGATGATCATAGTTTGGGTATGGAAGCATTAGGTTATGAAGTAATGGGCGAGTTTGGCATACCAAGTCGTCGTTTCTTCCGTAAAGAGAATGAAACAGGTACAAGAACACATCATGTCCACACCTTTACAGCCAGATCACCGGAAGTAGATCGACACTTAGCATTTCGGGATTACATGATTGCACATCCCGAAGATGCGCAGAAATATAGTGAATTAAAACGTAAGTTAGCGAAACAATATCCTAACGATATCATCGGATATATGGATGGGAAAGATGGGTTCATCAAAGAGATGCAAAAGAAAGCATTGGTATGGTGGACACTTGATAAATCTGAATAA
- a CDS encoding metal ABC transporter solute-binding protein, Zn/Mn family yields MSKKPPLNNFFPAIFAALTIGFVGCGNQAVRTTFTQTNTQVNENLPQVVATTSVLCDLTRQVAGNTVNLTCLISPTADPQFYKPKPEDRKAIEQANLILYNGYNFEPNLIKLIKGTKNPTPKIAVAQLAVPKPQKFQADGKNVTDPHVWHNTKNTIRMVEVINNNLRKLQSSDAEAYTSNTKKITNELTQLDRWIKSRIASIPTKERKLVTTSDALSYYAKAYRISLAGGLQSISTNEKLTAERVKNLATNIKRAKVSTIFAEVEINPNLMQSVATEADVNISDRKLYAEGLGEPGSDADTYQKMMIANTRTIVEGLGGTYLMFETKAAR; encoded by the coding sequence ATGTCAAAAAAACCACCATTGAATAATTTCTTCCCAGCTATTTTTGCTGCCTTGACGATTGGATTTGTTGGGTGTGGAAATCAAGCTGTAAGAACTACATTCACTCAGACTAACACCCAGGTAAATGAGAATCTTCCCCAAGTTGTAGCGACTACAAGCGTATTGTGTGACTTAACCAGGCAGGTTGCCGGAAATACAGTTAACCTCACCTGCTTAATTTCCCCTACTGCTGACCCCCAATTTTATAAACCCAAACCGGAAGATCGTAAAGCTATTGAGCAAGCTAATCTTATTCTTTATAATGGTTACAATTTTGAACCAAATCTGATCAAGTTAATTAAAGGGACTAAAAACCCTACACCAAAAATAGCCGTCGCTCAACTGGCAGTGCCTAAGCCACAAAAATTTCAGGCAGATGGTAAGAATGTAACCGATCCTCATGTTTGGCACAATACCAAAAATACTATCAGAATGGTGGAGGTAATTAATAATAATTTGAGAAAATTACAATCTAGTGATGCAGAAGCTTATACCAGTAATACTAAAAAAATTACAAATGAACTCACTCAACTAGATAGGTGGATTAAGTCAAGAATTGCCAGTATTCCTACCAAAGAACGCAAGTTAGTTACAACTTCTGATGCACTGAGTTATTACGCCAAAGCATACCGTATTTCATTGGCAGGAGGATTGCAAAGTATTAGTACTAACGAAAAGCTGACAGCCGAACGAGTCAAAAATTTGGCTACAAACATTAAACGGGCTAAAGTGTCAACAATTTTTGCTGAAGTAGAAATTAATCCTAATCTGATGCAATCTGTAGCCACAGAAGCTGATGTGAACATTTCTGACAGAAAGCTATATGCTGAGGGACTTGGTGAACCAGGAAGCGACGCGGATACTTATCAGAAAATGATGATTGCCAATACACGCACAATTGTAGAAGGACTAGGTGGGACGTATTTGATGTTTGAAACTAAAGCTGCTAGGTAG
- a CDS encoding YtxH domain-containing protein, with protein sequence MSNNRSGVFFGGLMLGATIGALTGLLVAPRTGRETRKILKKSANAIPELAEDLSMSMQIQADRLSASALRNWDDTLDRLREAIAAGVDASQRESQVLKRQTSVEDSDSLSQQLERS encoded by the coding sequence ATGTCTAATAACCGTTCTGGAGTATTTTTTGGCGGTTTGATGCTGGGAGCTACCATCGGTGCTTTAACCGGTTTACTCGTGGCTCCACGCACAGGGCGCGAAACGCGTAAAATTTTGAAAAAATCTGCCAATGCTATCCCAGAATTGGCAGAAGATTTATCAATGAGTATGCAAATTCAGGCAGATCGTCTCTCTGCTAGCGCATTACGAAACTGGGATGACACTTTAGATAGATTACGGGAAGCGATCGCAGCAGGTGTAGATGCCAGCCAGCGAGAAAGCCAAGTCTTGAAGCGACAAACATCTGTTGAAGACTCAGATTCGCTTTCCCAGCAATTAGAACGTTCATAA
- a CDS encoding TPM domain-containing protein has product MQSCFWRRILVSIAIFFLAGSIWVMHSPPALAYDNPELLPDTFTPVVDLAKSLPVQQEEKLVKDLEQFEADTGWKLRVLTQYDRTPGRAVIKYWGLDDKSILLVADSRGGNILSFSVGDAVYKLLPRTFWIELQTRFGNLYFVREEGEDQAILQALESVKGCLLKGGCNVVPGLPREQWILTLITSVIGGVICGFAAQPREKGQVFAWQWALIFSPLWGILFIAFGIGPVVTRTSDWLPLVRNISGFLIGVLVAYLSPIFSRSSSSNEL; this is encoded by the coding sequence ATGCAATCTTGTTTTTGGCGACGAATTCTAGTATCTATTGCAATATTTTTCCTAGCTGGGTCAATTTGGGTGATGCATTCTCCCCCAGCACTGGCTTATGACAATCCTGAGTTACTCCCTGACACCTTTACCCCAGTTGTAGATTTAGCTAAATCTCTGCCTGTGCAGCAAGAAGAAAAGCTTGTCAAAGATTTAGAACAGTTTGAAGCCGATACAGGCTGGAAATTGCGAGTCTTAACCCAGTATGACCGCACCCCAGGTCGGGCAGTTATAAAATATTGGGGTTTGGATGACAAAAGCATTCTGCTCGTTGCTGATTCTCGTGGTGGTAACATCCTCAGTTTTAGTGTCGGTGATGCTGTTTATAAACTTTTACCCCGAACTTTTTGGATAGAACTGCAAACCCGTTTCGGTAATTTGTACTTTGTCCGAGAAGAAGGCGAAGACCAAGCCATTCTGCAAGCCTTAGAATCGGTTAAAGGCTGTTTGCTCAAAGGGGGTTGCAATGTTGTCCCCGGACTACCACGAGAGCAGTGGATTCTCACCTTGATTACCTCAGTTATTGGTGGGGTGATTTGTGGATTTGCAGCTCAACCCCGCGAGAAAGGACAAGTTTTTGCTTGGCAATGGGCTTTAATTTTCTCACCTTTGTGGGGAATCTTGTTTATTGCCTTCGGCATTGGGCCAGTTGTGACACGCACAAGCGACTGGTTGCCTTTAGTTCGCAATATCTCTGGGTTTCTCATTGGCGTCTTAGTTGCCTACCTATCTCCTATTTTCAGTCGGTCTTCTTCTAGTAATGAGTTATGA
- a CDS encoding DUF427 domain-containing protein, giving the protein MVNFQRIEPAPGQESVWDYPRPPLLEDTTKHIQIIFNGVVIVDTHSAKRVLETSHPPSYYIPPADIKMEYLQMTPQSSFCEWKGSAGYYTIRVGDKEVHNAAWFYPKPTPAFESIKDYVAFYAHLMDKCYVNGEEVQPQPGNFYGGWITSDIIGPFKGAPGTWGW; this is encoded by the coding sequence ATGGTTAATTTTCAACGCATCGAACCCGCTCCCGGACAAGAATCAGTTTGGGATTACCCCCGTCCTCCTCTTTTGGAGGACACAACCAAACATATCCAAATAATCTTTAACGGAGTAGTAATTGTAGATACTCACAGCGCCAAACGTGTTTTAGAAACCAGTCATCCTCCTTCTTACTACATTCCCCCAGCGGATATCAAAATGGAATATCTACAGATGACTCCGCAATCTAGTTTTTGTGAGTGGAAGGGAAGTGCTGGTTACTACACAATTCGAGTTGGTGATAAAGAAGTCCATAATGCTGCCTGGTTCTACCCCAAACCCACACCAGCCTTTGAATCTATCAAGGACTATGTAGCTTTTTATGCTCATTTAATGGATAAATGCTACGTTAATGGCGAAGAGGTGCAACCACAACCAGGTAACTTTTACGGTGGTTGGATAACCAGTGATATTATTGGGCCATTTAAAGGCGCTCCTGGTACTTGGGGATGGTGA
- a CDS encoding HlyD family efflux transporter periplasmic adaptor subunit, which yields MTQLNGNHLNGNHKNGNHKNGVKHDSQVLTKQQKAIQESFTNSNTQEFEQSIVLRQSPIWSRTIMITLVGLACFGIAWAYFAKIEQVVPATGQLKPQGTVKEVQAPVSGVVKTVNVKDGQEVKPGTLLLTFDSIASVAELNSLNKIRLALMKENQIYRRLMNASTANGSELLYLRGNLPQETTFLLKSRAALVAENELFRTQLKNSGQDSGVGIDEQQLLRVAKQELDSRSSSARLEVEKTKKQFTQNQIKLEDSKASLAIQQGILNKLKVLAEEGGISQLQYLNQKQEVQNRTAEVGQLGEELKRLQFDIEKGQQELSNTVAVSDKNILDKIAQNKQQIATIDSQFMKVVLDNEQRLADVNSKISQSQLNVKYQELRAPVAGTVFDLQAKNPGFVATPTTKLLQIVPNENYIAEVFITNKDIGFVRKGMKVDVRIDSFPYSEFGDIKGEVTGIGSDALPPDQTHQFYRFPAKVSLDKQSLVIKGKKVNLQSGMSISANIKVREERTVLSLFTELFTKQVDALKEVR from the coding sequence ATGACTCAACTTAATGGGAATCATCTCAACGGCAATCATAAAAACGGCAATCACAAAAATGGAGTGAAGCACGATTCACAGGTACTGACAAAACAACAGAAAGCTATTCAAGAGTCTTTCACTAACTCAAATACTCAGGAATTTGAGCAATCTATTGTCTTGCGCCAATCTCCAATTTGGTCGCGTACAATCATGATTACATTAGTGGGGCTAGCCTGCTTTGGAATTGCTTGGGCTTATTTTGCAAAAATTGAGCAAGTAGTGCCAGCAACAGGGCAATTAAAACCCCAAGGAACAGTAAAAGAAGTTCAGGCTCCTGTTAGTGGAGTGGTGAAAACAGTTAATGTAAAAGATGGACAAGAAGTCAAGCCAGGAACATTACTGCTAACTTTTGATTCCATAGCCTCTGTTGCCGAATTAAATTCTTTGAATAAAATTCGCCTTGCATTAATGAAAGAAAACCAGATTTATCGCCGATTGATGAATGCAAGCACGGCCAATGGATCTGAACTGTTATATTTGCGCGGTAATTTGCCACAAGAAACTACTTTTCTGCTGAAAAGTCGGGCCGCATTAGTAGCAGAAAATGAATTATTCCGTACTCAATTAAAAAATTCTGGTCAAGATTCTGGAGTAGGAATTGATGAGCAACAACTTCTACGAGTGGCTAAACAAGAATTAGACTCTCGCTCATCATCAGCACGATTAGAAGTAGAAAAAACCAAAAAACAATTTACTCAAAATCAAATTAAACTAGAAGATAGTAAAGCAAGTTTAGCTATTCAACAGGGGATTTTAAATAAACTGAAGGTATTAGCAGAAGAAGGTGGTATTTCTCAACTTCAGTATCTCAACCAGAAACAAGAAGTTCAAAACCGCACAGCGGAAGTAGGGCAACTAGGCGAGGAACTAAAACGCCTCCAGTTTGATATAGAAAAAGGACAACAAGAGTTAAGCAATACGGTGGCTGTTTCTGATAAAAACATTTTGGATAAAATAGCTCAGAACAAGCAGCAGATTGCCACAATCGATAGCCAATTCATGAAAGTTGTGCTAGATAATGAGCAGCGTTTGGCAGATGTCAATAGTAAAATATCTCAATCACAGTTAAACGTTAAATATCAAGAACTCCGCGCACCTGTAGCGGGAACAGTTTTCGATTTGCAAGCCAAAAATCCTGGATTTGTCGCAACTCCAACTACAAAACTGTTGCAAATTGTCCCCAATGAAAACTATATCGCTGAAGTTTTCATCACTAACAAAGATATTGGGTTTGTGCGAAAAGGTATGAAGGTAGATGTCAGAATTGACTCCTTTCCTTACAGCGAGTTTGGCGATATCAAGGGAGAAGTGACTGGGATAGGTTCAGACGCATTACCGCCAGACCAAACCCATCAGTTTTACAGATTTCCGGCAAAAGTCTCATTAGATAAGCAATCCCTAGTGATTAAGGGTAAAAAAGTTAACTTGCAATCAGGTATGTCCATCAGTGCCAATATAAAAGTGCGTGAAGAACGGACTGTGCTTAGTTTATTCACTGAGTTGTTTACCAAGCAAGTTGATGCTCTTAAAGAGGTACGATGA